A genomic region of Glycine max cultivar Williams 82 chromosome 15, Glycine_max_v4.0, whole genome shotgun sequence contains the following coding sequences:
- the LOC100793825 gene encoding pleiotropic drug resistance protein 1, producing MEGSDIYRASNSLRSRSSTVWRNSGVEAFSRSSREEDDEEALKWAALEKLPTYNRLRKGLLTASHGVANEIDVSDLGIQERQKLLERLVKVAEEDNERFLLKLKERIDRVGLDIPTIEVRYEHLNIEAEAFVGSRALPSFINSVTNVVEGFFNLLHVSTSKKKHVTILKDVSGIIKPRRMTLLLGPPSSGKTTLLLALSGKLDKTLKVSGRVTYNGHELNEFVPQRTAAYISQHDLHIGEMTVRETLAFSARCQGVGSRYDMLSELSRREKAANIKPDPDLDVYMKATATEGQESNIVTDYTLKILGLDICADTMVGDEMLRGISGGQRKRVTTGEMLVGPANALFMDEISTGLDSSTTFQIVSSLRHYVHILNGTAVISLLQPAPETYDLFDDIILISDGQVVYHGPREYVLDFFESMGFRCPERKGVADFLQEVTSKKDQAQYWVRRDQPYRFVTVTQFAEAFQSFHIGGKLGEELTVPFDRTKSHPAALTTKKYGINKKELLKANFSREYLLMKRNSFVYLFKLSQLFIMALVAMTLFLRTEMHHENMDDAGVYAGAVFFMLITVMFNGLAEISMTIAKLPVFYKQRNLLFYPSWAYAIPSWILKIPVTIVEVAVWVFLTYYVIGFDPNVGRFFKQYLVLLIVSQMASGLFRTIAALGRNMIVANTFGAFAIITVVALGGFILSKRDIKSWWIWGYWISPLMYGQNALMVNEFLSNSWHNATHNLGVEYLESRAFFTDSYWYWLGLGALVGFVFLFNVMFGLALEFLGPFDKPQATITEDESSNEGTLADIELPGIESSGRGDSLVESSHGKKKGMVLPFEPHSITFDEVVYSVDMPQEMKEQGVQEDRLVLLKGVSGAFRPGVLTALMGVSGAGKTTLMDVLAGRKTGGYIDGSIKISGYPKKQETFARISGYCEQNDIHSPHVTVYESLLYSAWLRLPSSVDSKTRKMFIEEVMELVELNPVRNSLVGLPGVSGLSTEQRKRLTIAVELVANPSIIFMDEPTSGLDARAAAIVMRTVRNTVDTGRTVVCTIHQPSIDIFEAFDELFLMKRGGQEIYVGPLGRHSSHLIKYFESIEGVSKIKDGYNPATWMLEVTATAQELSLGVDFTDLYKNSDLYRRNKQLIQELGQPAPGSKDLHFPTQYSQSFLVQCQACLWKQRWSYWRNPPYTAVRFFFTTFIALMFGTIFWDLGGKHSTRGDLLNAIGSMYTAVLFLGVQNASSVQPVVAIERTVFYREKAAGMYSALPYAFAQILVELPYVFVQAVTYGVIVYAMIGFEWTAEKFFWYLFFMYFTLLYYTFYGMMTVGLTPNHHIASIVAAAFYAVWNLFSGFVVTRPSIPVWWRWYYWACPVAWTIYGLVASQFGDLTEPMTSEGQKIVKDFLEDYYGIKHDFIGVSAVVVAGIAVLFALIFAVSIKTFNFQKR from the exons atggagGGAAGTGATATATACAGAGCAAGTAACAGTTTACGATCAAGAAGTTCCACAGTTTGGAGAAACAGTGGTGTGGAGGCATTCTCAAGGTCTTCTCGCGAAGAGGATGACGAAGAAGCTCTGAAATGGGCTGCACTTGAGAAGCTCCCTACCTACAACCGTCTCAGGAAAGGCTTGCTCACAGCTTCCCATGGCGTCGCCAACGAAATCGACGTCTCTGATCTCGGCATCCAAGAGAGACAGAAACTTCTCGAGAGGTTGGTCAAAGTAGCTGAAGAGGACAATGAGAGGTTCCTGTTGAAGCTCAAGGAACGTATTGATAG agtTGGACTTGATATTCCAACAATTGAAGTTCGATATGAGCACCTTAATATTGAGGCAGAGGCCTTTGTGGGAAGTAGAGCTTTGCCCTCTTTCATCAACTCTGTTACTAATGTCGTAGAG GGATTTTTCAATCTTCTCCACGTTAGCACAAGCAAAAAGAAACACGTGACTATTCTTAAAGATGTTAGCGGGATTATTAAACCTCGCAGGATGACACTGCTTTTGGGTCCTCCAAGTTCAGGAAAAACCACACTCCTTTTGGCCTTATCAGGAAAGCTCGATAAAACTCTTAAGGTATCTGGGAGAGTGACTTACAACGGGCATGAATTGAATGAGTTTGTGCCCCAAAGAACTGCTGCTTACATCAGCCAACATGATCTTCATATTGGAGAAATGACTGTGAGGGAAACCTTGGCTTTCTCAGCAAGGTGCCAAGGGGTTGGATCGCGTTATG ACATGCTATCTGAGTTGTCTAGAAGAGAGAAAGCAGCAAATATCAAGCCTGACCCAGATCTTGATGTCTACATGAAG GCAACTGCAACTGAAGGCCAGGAGTCAAACATAGTGACAGATTATACACTGAAG ATTCTGGGGTTGGATATATGTGCGGATACTATGGTGGGGGATGAAATGTTGCGTGGGATCTCTGGAGGACAAAGGAAGCGTGTTACTACAGGAGAGATGTTGGTTGGACCAGCAAATGCCTTATTCATGGATGAAATCTCTACTGGGTTGGACAGTTCCACAACATTTCAGATTGTAAGCTCTCTCAGGCACTATGTCCACATTCTAAATGGAACTGCTGTTATATCTTTGCTCCAGCCAGCACCTGAGACTTACGACCTTTTTGATGACATTATCTTAATCTCTGATGGCCAAGTTGTATACCATGGTCCCCGTGAATATGTTCTGGACTTCTTTGAATCTATGGGTTTCAGATGTCCTGAGAGGAAAGGTGTTGCTGACTTCCTTCAAGAAGTTACTTCCAAAAAAGATCAAGCACAGTACTGGGTGCGTAGAGATCAACCTTACAGATTTGTCACGGTTACTCAATTTGCTGAGGCATTTCAATCATTCCAtattggtgggaaacttggagAGGAGCTTACAGTTCCATTTGACAGGACTAAGAGCCACCCTGCTGCATTAACCACCAAGAAGTATGGTATCAATAAAAAGGAGCTGTTAAAGGCTAACTTCTCAAGGGAGTATTTGCTTATGAAAAGGAATTCATTTGTTTATCTCTTCAAGCTAAGTCAG CTTTTCATCATGGCATTAGTTGCAATGACACTGTTTCTCCGAACTGAGATGCATCATGAAAATATGGATGATGCGGGTGTTTATGCCGGTGctgtattttttatgttaataacGGTTATGTTTAATGGACTGGCTGAGATTTCTATGACCATTGCTAAGCTTCCTGTTTTCTACAAGCAACGAAACCTTCTATTTTATCCTTCTTGGGCATATGCTATTCCTTCGTGGATTCTCAAGATTCCCGTTACAATTGTGGAGGTTGCTGTTTGGGTATTCCTCACCTACTATGTTATTGGATTTGATCCAAATGTTGGGAG GTTCTTCAAGCAGTACCTCGTGCTATTAATTGTTAGCCAGATGGCTTCGGGATTATTCCGAACTATTGCAGCGCTAGGTAGAAACATGATTGTTGCCAACACATTTGGAGCCTTTGCAATTATCACAGTTGTTGCATTGGGTGGTTTCATTCTGTCAAAAA GGGATATCAAAAGCTGGTGGATTTGGGGTTACTGGATTTCACCTTTAATGTATGGGCAGAATGCTTTGATGGTCAATGAATTTCTTTCAAACAGTTGGCACAAC GCTACCCACAATTTAGGAGTTGAATATCTGGAGTCTCGTGCGTTCTTCACAGATTCATATTGGTATTGGTTAGGCTTAGGGGCACTGGTTGGATTTGTGTTCCTTTTCAATGTGATGTTTGGTCTTGCTCTTGAATTCCTTGGCC CATTTGATAAGCCACAAGCAACAATAACTGAAGATGAATCATCTAATGAAGGAACCTTAGCAGATATTGAATTACCAGGCATAG AAAGTTCAGGAAGAGGTGATTCCCTTGTGGAGTCCAGCcatggaaagaaaaaaggaatggTTCTTCCTTTTGAGCCACATTCTATCACCTTTGATGAAGTCGTATACTCGGTTGACATGCCACAG GAAATGAAGGAGCAAGGTGTACAAGAGGACAGATTGGTGCTTTTGAAGGGTGTTAGTGGTGCATTCAGGCCTGGTGTTCTCACAGCTTTGATGGGTGTAAGTGGAGCTGGTAAGACTACTTTGATGGATGTTCTGGCGGGTAGGAAAACTGGTGGATACATTGATGGAAGCATCAAAATTTCTGGGTACCCTAAGAAGCAAGAAACATTTGCTCGTATCTCTGGCTACTGTGAGCAAAATGATATCCACTCACCTCATGTTACAGTTTACGAATCCTTGCTCTACTCGGCATGGCTTCGTTTACCTTCAAGTGTTGATTCCAAAACCAGAAAG ATGTTCATTGAGGAAGTCATGGAATTGGTGGAGCTGAACCCAGTAAGGAACTCACTGGTTGGATTGCCCGGTGTGAGTGGTCTCTCAACTGAACAACGCAAGAGGCTGACTATTGCTGTTGAATTAGTGGCTAACCCGTCCATAATTTTCATGGATGAGCCTACTTCTGGGTTAGATGCAAGAGCTGCTGCAATTGTTATGAGAACAGTCAGGAACACTGTGGACACTGGAAGAACCGTTGTCTGCACCATCCATCAGCCTAGCATTGACATATTTGAAGCATTTGATGAG CTATTCCTAATGAAGCGTGGAGGACAAGAAATATATGTTGGGCCACTGGGTCGTCACTCTAGTCATTTGATCAAGTATTTTGAG AGCATTGAAGGGGTGAGCAAAATCAAAGATGGATATAATCCGGCTACTTGGATGTTGGAAGTTACAGCAACAGCACAAGAACTTAGTTTGGGTGTTGATTTTACTGACTTGTACAAGAATTCTGATCTGTATAG GAGAAACAAGCAGCTTATACAAGAACTGGGTCAGCCTGCTCCTGGTTCAAAGGATCTTCATTTCCCTACTCAATACTCTCAGTCATTCTTGGTCCAATGCCAAGCTTGCTTATGGAAACAACGTTGGTCATATTGGCGCAATCCACCATACACTGCTGTGAGGTTTTTCTTCACTACTTTCATAGCCTTGATGTTTGGAACAATTTTCTGGGACCTCGGAGGCAAACA TTCTACAAGAGGAGACCTGTTGAATGCGATAGGTTCAATGTACACTGCTGTTCTCTTCCTTGGAGTACAAAATGCTTCCTCTGTACAGCCAGTGGTAGCAATTGAAAGGACTGTTTTTTACAGAGAAAAGGCTGCCGGAATGTATTCCGCCTTACCCTATGCATTTGCGCAG ATTCTGGTAGAGCTACCCTATGTCTTTGTTCAAGCAGTGACATATGGTGTAATAGTTTATGCCATGATCGGATTTGAGTGGACTGCTGAGAAATTCTTTTGGTATCTATTTTTCATGTACTTCACATTGTTGTACTACACCTTCTACGGCATGATGACAGTGGGACTGACGCCAAACCACCATATTGCTTCCATTGTGGCTGCTGCATTTTATGCAGTTTGGAATCTCTTCTCTGGATTTGTTGTTACAAGACCA AGCATCCCCGTGTGGTGGAGATGGTACTATTGGGCTTGTCCAGTGGCTTGGACCATATATGGATTGGTTGCATCTCAATTTGGAGATTTAACAGAACCAATGACGTCTGAAGGTCAAAAGATTGTGAAAGATTTCTTAGAAGATTATTATGGTATCAAACATGACTTTATTGGAGTTAGTGCTGTTGTGGTTGCTGGCATCGCCGTTCTCTTTGCATTGATTTTTGCTGTTTCAATCAAGACCTTTAACTTCCAAAAGAGATAG